One genomic region from Jilunia laotingensis encodes:
- the pgeF gene encoding peptidoglycan editing factor PgeF, whose protein sequence is MISLTEDKRMLGYRSLGVYPDIFHFVTTRFGGCSEGTYATFNCSPFAGDEADHVCRNQERLFEAMPQRPRELIIPHQTHGVKSLVVNEAFLSLSGEEKMESLEGIDTVMTCEPGCCICISTADCVPVLLFDTQHRAVAAVHAGWRGTVDYIVGHALERMYAVYGTEGKDVIACIGPSISLEAFEVGDEVVEAFRRNGFDLSRISRRNTETRKQHIDLWEANRLQLLDFGVPSSQIEIAGICTYRQQEEFFSARRLGIASGRILSGIMIQ, encoded by the coding sequence ATGATTTCGCTTACTGAAGATAAAAGAATGTTGGGATACAGGTCTCTTGGCGTGTATCCCGACATTTTTCATTTTGTGACCACACGGTTTGGGGGATGCAGCGAAGGCACTTATGCCACTTTCAATTGCTCTCCTTTTGCCGGTGATGAGGCCGATCATGTTTGCCGGAATCAGGAACGTCTGTTTGAGGCAATGCCTCAACGTCCTCGTGAATTGATTATTCCTCATCAGACTCATGGAGTAAAGTCGCTGGTGGTAAATGAAGCATTTCTATCTCTTTCCGGAGAAGAAAAGATGGAGAGTTTGGAAGGAATCGATACCGTAATGACCTGTGAACCGGGTTGTTGCATTTGCATTTCTACAGCCGACTGTGTGCCTGTTTTATTGTTTGACACGCAACACCGGGCGGTAGCTGCCGTACATGCCGGGTGGAGAGGAACGGTGGACTATATTGTCGGCCATGCTTTAGAACGGATGTATGCCGTTTATGGGACGGAGGGCAAAGATGTAATAGCATGTATCGGTCCAAGTATCTCTTTGGAAGCCTTCGAAGTGGGAGATGAAGTGGTTGAGGCTTTCAGGCGGAATGGCTTTGATCTGTCGCGAATCTCCAGACGCAATACGGAAACAAGGAAACAACATATCGATTTATGGGAGGCAAATCGTCTGCAATTACTCGATTTCGGAGTCCCTTCTTCCCAAATAGAGATTGCCGGCATCTGTACATATCGGCAACAGGAAGAATTTTTCTCTGCCAGGCGGTTGGGGATTGCATCCGGTCGTATCCTGTCGGGAATAATGATACAATAA